In Halobacterium sp. R2-5, one DNA window encodes the following:
- the lipA gene encoding lipoyl synthase, translating into MSQARKPDWLKMRPPSGERFTDIEQSLRERDLHTVCEEANCPNMGECWSGRDGPGTATFMLMGDRCSRGCNFCDVQTGGMEPLDPDEPANVADAVADIGLDYVVLTSVDRDDLGDQGASHFAQTIREIKDRDPSIRVECLIPDFQGDPNLVREIIDAGPDVIAHNIETVERRQFPVRDRRASYEQSLSVLDQVDRESDIYTKTSVMLGVGEYDHEVYQTLSDLREVGVDIVTLGQYLQPSRSHLDVADYVHPQKFETWRRVAEEEFDFLYCASGPMVRSSYKAGELFVDAVLDGETVEQARELARAES; encoded by the coding sequence ATGAGTCAGGCACGTAAGCCGGACTGGCTGAAGATGCGGCCGCCGTCCGGCGAGCGCTTCACGGACATCGAGCAGTCACTCCGGGAGCGGGATCTGCATACGGTCTGTGAGGAGGCAAACTGTCCGAACATGGGCGAGTGCTGGAGCGGTCGCGACGGCCCGGGTACCGCGACGTTCATGCTGATGGGCGACCGGTGCTCGCGGGGCTGTAACTTCTGCGACGTCCAGACCGGTGGGATGGAGCCCTTAGATCCCGACGAGCCCGCGAACGTCGCAGACGCCGTCGCCGACATTGGACTCGATTACGTCGTCCTGACCTCGGTCGACCGCGACGACCTCGGCGACCAGGGCGCGAGCCACTTCGCGCAGACGATTCGGGAGATCAAGGACCGCGACCCGTCGATTCGCGTCGAGTGCTTGATTCCGGACTTCCAAGGGGACCCCAACCTTGTCAGGGAGATCATCGACGCGGGGCCGGACGTCATCGCACACAACATCGAAACCGTCGAGCGCCGGCAGTTCCCGGTGCGGGACCGCCGCGCGAGCTACGAACAGTCCCTGAGCGTACTCGACCAGGTCGACCGTGAGTCCGACATCTACACGAAGACGAGCGTCATGCTGGGCGTCGGCGAGTACGACCACGAAGTCTACCAGACGTTATCGGATCTTCGTGAAGTCGGCGTAGATATCGTGACACTGGGGCAGTACCTCCAGCCGTCGCGCTCACATCTGGACGTCGCGGACTACGTCCATCCACAGAAGTTCGAGACGTGGCGCCGCGTCGCCGAGGAGGAGTTCGACTTCCTCTACTGCGCGTCCGGCCCGATGGTCCGGTCGTCGTACAAGGCCGGCGAACTGTTCGTCGACGCCGTACTCGACGGGGAAACTGTCGAACAGGCACGCGAGCTTGCACGGGCCGAGTCGTGA
- a CDS encoding DUF5058 family protein: protein MDVANSRWLWLSTVPVVMVVLLQAAIFLRRAWKDGKEMGLSEEKLKTGFKTGVISAIGPSIAVLAGMLALIATVGGPVAWMRLTVIGSIAFELPAAELGLSQFGYSLGDESISETAYATAVWAMTLGGTGWLLVSAFGTRHMETVRSKISNGNEKLIPIISAAAMLGAFAYFLSGEVTAGTPETGAVAVGGLAMLALLHVADSRDIQWIREWSLGAAMFVGLLAGVAIQVTVGSWW from the coding sequence ATGGACGTTGCCAACAGTCGATGGCTGTGGCTCTCGACGGTGCCGGTCGTGATGGTCGTCCTGTTGCAGGCCGCCATCTTCCTCCGTCGCGCGTGGAAGGACGGGAAAGAGATGGGGTTGTCGGAGGAGAAACTGAAAACGGGGTTCAAAACGGGCGTGATCTCGGCGATCGGCCCGTCAATCGCGGTGTTAGCTGGAATGCTGGCGCTGATTGCGACCGTCGGCGGTCCGGTTGCCTGGATGCGTCTCACGGTGATTGGATCGATCGCGTTCGAACTCCCGGCCGCCGAATTAGGCCTCAGTCAGTTCGGATACAGCCTGGGGGACGAGAGCATCTCAGAGACAGCGTACGCGACGGCAGTCTGGGCGATGACACTCGGTGGGACGGGTTGGTTGCTCGTCTCGGCGTTCGGCACCCGACACATGGAGACTGTCAGGTCGAAAATCAGCAACGGCAACGAGAAACTCATCCCGATTATCAGCGCTGCAGCGATGCTCGGAGCGTTCGCGTACTTCCTGAGCGGGGAAGTCACGGCCGGAACGCCGGAGACCGGCGCCGTCGCCGTCGGTGGTCTCGCGATGCTCGCACTGTTGCACGTCGCCGACAGCCGAGACATCCAGTGGATCAGAGAGTGGTCGCTCGGTGCGGCGATGTTCGTCGGCCTGCTAGCCGGTGTGGCGATCCAAGTAACTGTGGGGAGCTGGTGGTAA
- a CDS encoding amidohydrolase, translated as MPTQTHLPTKQELVDIRREFHAFPEPGWREYWTTIRIVEELERLGVDQIHVGAEALDPDKRLGVPDEQELSAWYERAAARTDRTDILEQLAGGHTGAVAVVERGDGPTVGLRVDIDALPITESSDGDHKPAAEGFRSENEGYMHACGHDAHITLGLGALQAVIESDFNGTFKVFFQPSEELLGGGKAMAGGSHIDDVDYLIGAHVGLDHPTGTVVGGVDEALAFARFDVAFTGESAHAGLAPNQGRNAVHALVDATSNIYGIPRHREGATRVNVGELRSDNAANVVASEATATIEVRGESNELMEYMRDSVHRHVDAAAAAHDCEADISLIGEAIREDSDEELVDLVDETASAVDAVSSVRRRDQLGASEDATFLMRAVKENGGKAAYVGIGGGNPSGHHTPTFDVDEDCLLIGVTVLSDTVLDLLS; from the coding sequence ATGCCAACACAAACCCACCTCCCGACAAAACAAGAACTGGTCGACATCCGACGCGAATTCCACGCGTTCCCGGAACCCGGATGGCGCGAGTACTGGACCACGATCAGAATCGTCGAAGAACTCGAACGTCTGGGCGTCGACCAGATTCACGTCGGCGCCGAGGCGCTCGACCCCGACAAGCGATTGGGCGTTCCGGACGAACAGGAACTATCCGCGTGGTACGAGCGAGCGGCAGCTCGGACGGACCGAACCGACATCCTCGAACAGCTCGCAGGCGGACATACTGGGGCTGTCGCTGTCGTCGAACGCGGTGACGGCCCGACTGTCGGGCTTCGCGTCGACATCGACGCACTCCCGATCACCGAGTCGTCCGACGGGGACCACAAGCCGGCCGCGGAGGGGTTCCGCTCCGAGAACGAGGGGTACATGCACGCGTGTGGCCACGACGCCCATATTACGCTCGGTCTGGGAGCGCTCCAGGCAGTCATCGAGAGCGACTTCAATGGAACGTTCAAGGTCTTCTTCCAGCCGTCCGAGGAGCTTCTCGGGGGCGGCAAAGCGATGGCCGGCGGCTCGCACATCGACGACGTGGACTACCTGATTGGTGCACACGTCGGGCTCGACCATCCGACCGGAACCGTCGTCGGAGGTGTCGACGAAGCGCTCGCGTTCGCTCGCTTCGACGTCGCGTTCACTGGCGAATCCGCGCACGCCGGCTTGGCACCCAACCAGGGCCGCAATGCAGTCCACGCACTCGTGGACGCGACGAGCAACATCTACGGCATCCCCCGTCACCGGGAGGGCGCCACGCGGGTGAACGTCGGCGAACTCAGATCCGACAACGCCGCCAACGTCGTTGCCAGTGAAGCGACTGCGACAATCGAGGTGCGCGGAGAGTCCAACGAGCTGATGGAGTACATGCGGGATTCCGTTCACCGACACGTCGACGCAGCGGCAGCCGCCCACGACTGCGAGGCCGACATCTCACTCATCGGGGAAGCGATCCGCGAGGACAGCGACGAAGAACTGGTCGATCTCGTCGACGAAACGGCGAGTGCCGTCGACGCGGTGTCGTCAGTGCGCCGGCGTGACCAGCTAGGGGCCAGCGAGGACGCGACCTTCCTGATGCGTGCCGTCAAGGAGAACGGTGGGAAAGCAGCGTACGTCGGCATCGGTGGCGGTAATCCCAGCGGGCACCACACACCGACATTCGATGTCGACGAAGATTGCCTGTTGATCGGTGTCACCGTGCTTTCGGACACCGTCCTCGACCTCCTGTCGTAA
- a CDS encoding sodium symporter — translation MEAISGDAFVEVVTTVFVLSTMFSMGLKLSVTQLFGALRDRRLLTKSLVVNLVAVPVVAYLLLRTVPISPVYATGFLLLAVSPGAPFGPKFAEISDSDIAFASGLMAILCLLSAVTIPVTLVVLAPGDVVVDPVAIGRMVLRIQLVPLLAGLAVSHLRAPLGNRLYPPIQRLSDVSFVGLILLLVVVYGDSMVSLVGSGILGLSAVAVGVFLVLGYAFGGPIRERREVLATTTTARNAAIALFIATAGFSSPDVLTVVLAFSFVSVVGAGALAGVWRNRPHDWNQ, via the coding sequence ATGGAGGCGATATCTGGAGACGCGTTCGTCGAGGTTGTCACGACTGTCTTCGTTCTCTCGACGATGTTCTCGATGGGGCTGAAACTCTCCGTCACGCAACTATTCGGCGCGCTTCGAGACCGGCGACTGCTGACCAAATCCCTGGTAGTGAACCTCGTAGCAGTGCCGGTCGTCGCCTACCTCCTCCTCCGAACGGTTCCGATCAGTCCGGTGTACGCGACCGGGTTCCTGTTGCTCGCCGTCTCGCCCGGGGCGCCGTTCGGCCCGAAGTTCGCTGAGATCTCAGACAGCGACATCGCGTTCGCGAGCGGCTTGATGGCGATCCTCTGTCTCCTGTCGGCCGTGACAATCCCGGTCACACTGGTGGTACTCGCTCCGGGCGACGTCGTCGTCGATCCCGTCGCAATCGGGCGGATGGTGCTACGTATTCAACTCGTTCCACTACTGGCGGGACTGGCGGTATCTCACCTGCGTGCGCCACTCGGTAACCGGCTGTACCCGCCGATTCAGCGACTGTCGGACGTCTCGTTCGTCGGCCTGATCCTGCTGCTGGTGGTGGTCTACGGCGACAGCATGGTGTCACTCGTCGGAAGCGGAATCCTCGGCCTCTCGGCGGTCGCTGTCGGGGTATTCCTAGTGCTAGGATACGCGTTCGGCGGGCCGATCCGGGAACGACGGGAGGTGTTGGCGACGACGACGACCGCTCGAAACGCCGCAATCGCGCTGTTCATCGCGACGGCCGGATTCTCGAGTCCAGACGTTCTCACGGTCGTTCTCGCGTTCTCATTCGTCAGCGTCGTCGGCGCTGGAGCGCTCGCTGGCGTGTGGCGGAACCGACCACACGACTGGAATCAGTGA
- a CDS encoding DUF4010 domain-containing protein: MVDPLTSSLGEVVLHLLLAGGLGVLIGLEREQSESGGTFAGSRTFPLIALYGALVQAFFPAVLPVAFGMLVVPLTVAYVGKIWYEGDIGLTTLVAALVTVVLGAMTMHSDRGATIAIIVGGAVTVLLSMKGPVHEFADRIEESERRASVKFILVVLVVLPTLPDRSLDALYGLNPRFVWLMVVFVTGLGFVAYVLGQALGPERGIALTGIVGGFVSSTATTVSMAEKTTQNATLYHVCAFAVVTASIVMFPRALIEIAVVNPDLLPNVAFPLGAMTVVGVAAAGVLYWRTASDETVKPEELENPLRLQPALLFGAIFAAVLLVSEYANEWFGASGVYATAFFSGLADVDAMTITLSRLAAEGTVSTQVATTGIVIAAIANTFVKAALAWVLGTTELGKLVSIVLGVVVLSGLVFLWL, encoded by the coding sequence ATGGTCGACCCTCTAACGTCGTCCCTCGGTGAAGTCGTCTTACATCTTCTCCTCGCGGGTGGCCTCGGCGTGCTCATCGGCCTGGAACGAGAACAGAGCGAATCAGGGGGGACCTTCGCCGGGAGTCGGACGTTTCCGCTGATCGCACTCTATGGGGCGCTCGTTCAGGCGTTCTTCCCAGCTGTGCTCCCCGTCGCATTCGGGATGCTCGTCGTACCACTCACCGTCGCGTACGTGGGAAAAATCTGGTACGAAGGCGATATCGGCCTGACGACGCTCGTGGCGGCTCTCGTTACCGTTGTCCTCGGTGCGATGACGATGCATTCCGACCGCGGCGCGACCATCGCGATCATCGTTGGGGGTGCCGTCACAGTCCTGCTCTCCATGAAAGGACCCGTACACGAATTCGCCGATCGGATCGAGGAGAGTGAACGGCGTGCGTCGGTGAAGTTTATTCTCGTCGTCCTCGTCGTGTTGCCGACACTCCCCGACCGGTCGCTTGACGCCCTCTACGGCCTCAATCCGAGATTCGTCTGGTTGATGGTTGTCTTCGTCACTGGCCTTGGATTCGTGGCATACGTCCTCGGACAAGCGCTCGGTCCCGAACGCGGAATCGCCCTCACGGGGATCGTCGGCGGGTTCGTCTCGTCCACGGCGACGACGGTCTCGATGGCCGAGAAGACGACCCAGAACGCGACGCTCTATCACGTCTGTGCCTTCGCAGTCGTCACCGCCTCCATCGTCATGTTCCCCCGAGCGCTCATCGAGATCGCAGTCGTCAACCCCGACTTGCTCCCGAACGTCGCGTTCCCGTTAGGAGCGATGACTGTTGTCGGGGTGGCTGCTGCCGGGGTGTTGTACTGGCGAACCGCGTCCGACGAGACAGTGAAACCGGAGGAACTCGAGAACCCGTTACGCCTGCAGCCCGCCCTCCTCTTCGGGGCCATATTCGCGGCCGTGTTGCTTGTCTCCGAGTACGCCAACGAATGGTTCGGTGCGTCGGGGGTGTACGCGACCGCGTTCTTCTCCGGGCTCGCTGATGTCGACGCGATGACGATCACGTTGAGTCGACTCGCAGCCGAAGGGACAGTCTCGACGCAGGTCGCCACGACGGGAATCGTCATCGCGGCCATCGCGAACACCTTTGTGAAAGCCGCGTTAGCGTGGGTTCTCGGCACCACCGAGTTGGGGAAACTCGTATCCATCGTGCTTGGCGTCGTCGTCCTGAGTGGCCTCGTTTTTCTCTGGCTGTGA
- a CDS encoding ZIP family metal transporter, translated as MSWQIYGLIFTAGLVSALTTGVGTIPLFWARDVSDEWNVGLWGLAAGLMTSASIFGLGYKMYSHPGDTWIGIAGLVGGALLVVLTHTVIDRLEFDAGATDIAKSDLQTILSVLLVLTVHSFPEGIAVGVSFAELESSTTISVVGLSVPLLAVVMTVTIGIHNIPEGVAIGVPLADEGSVSNAKMFGAAALSSLPQPIGAVIAYYFLQLAQRFLEFGYGFAAGAMLYLVVRDIIPEGLQAGEDLENTRMYLATGAIVGIVGFLPLVFFL; from the coding sequence ATGAGCTGGCAGATTTACGGGTTGATCTTCACCGCCGGTCTCGTGAGCGCACTCACCACAGGTGTCGGAACGATCCCTCTCTTCTGGGCTCGCGACGTGAGCGACGAATGGAACGTCGGACTCTGGGGACTTGCTGCTGGGTTGATGACGTCGGCATCTATCTTCGGGCTGGGGTACAAGATGTACAGCCATCCTGGGGACACGTGGATCGGAATCGCGGGGCTCGTCGGTGGAGCGCTTCTCGTCGTCCTCACGCACACCGTAATCGACCGGCTTGAATTCGACGCCGGCGCGACTGATATCGCGAAGAGCGATCTCCAGACCATTCTTTCCGTGTTGCTCGTCCTCACTGTCCACTCGTTCCCCGAAGGGATTGCCGTCGGTGTCTCGTTCGCGGAGCTCGAATCGTCGACGACGATCAGTGTGGTCGGACTCTCAGTCCCGCTGCTCGCAGTCGTGATGACGGTCACGATCGGCATCCATAACATCCCCGAAGGGGTGGCTATCGGCGTGCCACTCGCTGACGAGGGGAGCGTCAGTAACGCGAAAATGTTCGGGGCGGCAGCCCTCTCGTCGTTACCGCAACCCATCGGCGCAGTGATCGCGTATTACTTCTTACAGCTCGCTCAACGATTTTTGGAGTTCGGATACGGCTTCGCAGCGGGGGCGATGTTGTACCTCGTCGTCCGAGACATCATCCCCGAGGGTCTCCAAGCCGGTGAAGACCTCGAAAACACAAGGATGTACCTCGCCACAGGTGCGATCGTGGGAATCGTCGGCTTTCTCCCACTGGTCTTCTTCCTCTAG
- a CDS encoding RNA-guided endonuclease TnpB family protein, which produces MEVRRTVPVTLDVDSDDAALLKDTVDTFLWSAQYVVDHAFQGEYVTTSKTQLDDETYDDVREATNGFNGGLVQAARNKAAEACKSVVARWKNGKKASKPRMTSPHVVYDHRTATFHDEYVSLATTDGRIEADYVLPDEDSDTPHAEYLYSDEYEITGAELHRKHGEWQLHIHCKTDVESDTSTQAATENGTVLGVDFGVNNLAVTSTGTFWTGDEFDHWRREYEKRRGDLQECGTRWAHENVQAVGRKEEGRFKMMLHRTSNELVAEARDHGCSVIAFEDLTDIRERTGASWGHKWAFNRLYEYVEYKAAEYGIDVAQVDPENTSRRCSHCGFTHPDNRDSESFNCQKCDYENHADYNAAKNIGLRYLRRNQTGGDEGAPLGVRLNSGALNVNGEYESPADVSARTGVHAESHPFTGG; this is translated from the coding sequence ATGGAAGTGCGGCGTACTGTCCCCGTCACGCTTGACGTGGATAGTGACGATGCCGCGCTTCTCAAAGACACCGTAGACACGTTTCTCTGGTCTGCTCAATACGTCGTAGACCACGCGTTCCAAGGTGAGTACGTCACGACCAGCAAGACACAGTTGGACGACGAAACCTACGACGACGTACGAGAAGCGACAAATGGCTTCAACGGCGGCCTTGTCCAAGCCGCCCGCAACAAAGCCGCTGAAGCCTGCAAGAGCGTCGTCGCACGCTGGAAGAACGGTAAGAAGGCGTCGAAGCCGCGTATGACTTCCCCGCACGTCGTCTACGACCACCGCACCGCTACGTTCCACGACGAGTACGTGTCTCTCGCCACCACAGACGGTCGAATTGAAGCCGACTACGTGCTACCAGACGAAGACAGCGACACGCCCCACGCTGAATACCTGTACTCTGACGAGTACGAGATAACCGGGGCGGAGCTACACCGGAAGCACGGCGAGTGGCAACTTCACATCCACTGCAAGACGGACGTGGAGTCTGACACGTCGACACAGGCTGCCACCGAGAACGGAACGGTTCTCGGGGTTGACTTCGGTGTGAACAACCTTGCCGTCACCAGCACCGGTACGTTCTGGACTGGTGACGAGTTCGACCACTGGCGGCGAGAGTACGAGAAGCGGCGTGGCGACCTACAAGAGTGCGGGACGCGCTGGGCACACGAGAACGTTCAGGCAGTTGGTCGCAAAGAGGAAGGCCGCTTCAAAATGATGCTTCACCGAACATCGAACGAGCTTGTTGCGGAAGCTCGTGACCACGGCTGTTCTGTGATTGCGTTCGAGGACTTGACCGATATTCGTGAGCGTACCGGCGCGTCGTGGGGGCACAAATGGGCGTTCAATCGCCTGTACGAGTACGTCGAATACAAAGCCGCAGAGTACGGTATCGACGTAGCACAGGTTGACCCGGAGAACACGTCGCGGCGGTGTTCCCACTGTGGATTCACGCACCCTGATAACCGTGACAGTGAGTCGTTCAACTGCCAGAAGTGCGACTACGAGAACCACGCTGACTACAACGCCGCCAAGAACATCGGATTGCGGTATCTTCGTCGCAACCAAACCGGGGGCGACGAAGGCGCACCCTTGGGCGTGCGCTTGAACAGCGGGGCGCTGAACGTGAACGGTGAGTATGAATCACCTGCCGACGTTTCGGCCAGAACGGGAGTCCACGCTGAATCCCACCCGTTTACGGGTGGGTAG
- a CDS encoding universal stress protein — translation MYDQVLVPTDGSEETRGAVEHAINLATTYDAALHTIYVVDTNVGVDASVPGTLDTLKEAGENAIKEVIQQAEAAGVGTTEGSVAQGVPHQAILDYADEHDIDLVVMGTHGRTGLNRYLLGSVTEKVVRLSDAPVMTVRMPDDSADESS, via the coding sequence ATGTACGATCAGGTATTGGTCCCGACGGACGGAAGTGAAGAGACACGTGGCGCCGTAGAACACGCAATTAATCTCGCAACGACCTACGACGCCGCCCTCCATACGATCTATGTGGTCGACACGAACGTCGGTGTTGACGCCTCGGTTCCCGGGACGCTTGACACCCTCAAAGAAGCTGGTGAGAACGCAATCAAGGAGGTGATCCAGCAAGCAGAGGCGGCTGGTGTGGGCACGACCGAAGGTTCGGTGGCACAGGGAGTACCCCACCAAGCTATTCTCGATTACGCCGACGAACACGACATCGATCTCGTCGTGATGGGGACACACGGCCGTACAGGCCTGAACCGATATCTCCTCGGCAGCGTCACCGAAAAAGTCGTCCGGCTCTCCGATGCTCCGGTGATGACGGTTCGTATGCCAGACGACTCCGCTGACGAGTCGTCGTGA